Proteins found in one Hevea brasiliensis isolate MT/VB/25A 57/8 chromosome 18, ASM3005281v1, whole genome shotgun sequence genomic segment:
- the LOC110646574 gene encoding ornithine aminotransferase, mitochondrial — MASAKRSVQCLLSRVCRDTRRSYGALPEGTTPSFSQRLINLEYEFSAHNYHPVPIVFSQAKGSSIWDPEGNKYLDFLSAYSAVNQGHCHPKIIKALKEQAEKLTLSSRAFYNDRFPIFAERLTSMFGYDMVLPMNTGAEGVETALKLARKWGYQKKQIPKDEAIIVSCCGCFHGRTLAVISMSCDNEATRGFGPLLPGHLKVDFGDEVSLEKIFKERGDKIAGFLFEPIQGEAGVIIPPDGYLKAVRDLCSKYNVLMIADEIQTGLARTGKILACDWEEVRPDIVILGKALGGGVIPVSAVLADKDVMLCIQPGEHGSTFGGNPLASAVAIASLDVIKDEGLAMRSANLGDELRRQLLKVQQQFPDYIKEVRGRGLFNAVEFNSKNLSPISAYDICLRLKERGVLAKPTHDTIVRLTPPLSISLDELQEGSTALSEVLKLDLPNMRKAKPEKASPAGSSTCDRCGRNLYASSD, encoded by the exons ATGGCATCTGCCAAGAGATCTGTGCAGTGTTTGTTGAGCAGAGTTTGCAGGGATACTAGGAGAAGTTATGGTGCTCTTCCTGAAGGAACCACTCCTTCCTTCTCTCAACGACTCATCAACTTGGAGTATGAATTCAGCGCCCACaa TTACCATCCAGTTCCTATTGTCTTCTCTCAAGCAAAGGGTTCCTCTATATGGGATCCTGAAGGCAACAAATATCTGGATTTTCTTTCGGCTTACTCAGCAGTTAATCAG GGACACTGTCATCCGAAGATAATAAAAGCATTAAAAGAGCAGGCAGAAAAGCTTACTCTGAGCTCTAGAGCCTTTTACAATGATAGATTTCCAATATTTGCAGAGCGCCTAACAAGCATGTTTGGCTATGATATGGTGCTACCAATGAATACTGGTGCTGAGGGTGTGGAAACAGCTCTCAAGTTGGCTAGGAAATGGGGATACCAGAAGAAACAAATTCCTAAAGATGAG GCCATTATTGTCTCTTGTTGCGGCTGTTTCCATGGTCGTACATTGGCTGTCATCTCTATGAGCTGTGACAATGAGGCAACTCGGGGTTTTGGACCATTGTTGCCTGGACATCTCAAGGTTGATTTTGGTGATGAAGTTTCCCTTGAGAAAATATTTAAAG AAAGAGGAGACAAAATAGCTGGATTTCTTTTTGAACCTATCCAAGGAGAGGCAGGG GTTATAATTCCCCCAGATGGTTACCTAAAGGCTGTAAGAGATCTTTGTTCAAAATATAATGTTCTAATGATTGCCGATGAAATTCAAACTGGCTTAGCACGGACAGGAAAAATACTGGCCTGTGATTGGGAAGAAGTTCGCCCTGATATAGTA ATACTAGGAAAAGCATTGGGTGGTGGAGTAATACCAGTAAGTGCGGTGCTGGCAGACAAAGATGTAATGCTCTGTATTCAACCTGGAGAGCATGGAAG CACATTTGGGGGCAATCCTTTGGCCAGTGCTGTTGCTATTGCATCATTAGATGTGATCAAAGATGAGGGGCTAGCAATGAG ATCTGCCAATTTGGGGGATGAACTCAGGCgtcaactacttaaggttcagCAGCAGTTTCCTGACTACATTAAGGAAGTTCGAGGAAGAGGTTTGTTCAATGCTGTGGAGTTCAACAGCAAGAATTTATCCCCCATTTCTGCATATGATATTTGTCTGAGGTTGAAGGAGAGGGGAGTTCTTGCTAAGCCCACACATGACACTATTGTCCGGCTAACTCCTCCACTCTCTATTAG TTTGGATGAGCTGCAAGAAGGCTCAACGGCGCTGTCTGAAGTTCTGAAACTTGATTTACCAAACATGCGGAAAGCCAAACCAGAAAAGGCTTCCCCAGCTGGTTCTTCAACATGTGACCGTTGTGGGAGAAATTTGTATGCTTCTTCAGATTAA